The following coding sequences lie in one Spinacia oleracea cultivar Varoflay chromosome 1, BTI_SOV_V1, whole genome shotgun sequence genomic window:
- the LOC130465353 gene encoding uncharacterized protein encodes MGRPQKTQPKSSGKKSKKQDEAVIPKPHTRATVKNHQAPSMVEDDENSGKSIVDPDDLIFEEHEILTPKSSLVALQQRSQVLNDFNEWINGLQSGNDARTLFHSNVRIGANTHILPAKSIDHNTATNVLPDVEITTDNENLITPAIIELDDIEDEIIFWKSAIVCYVLGANPPQHVMEGYVHRIWEKLGVDKVAMVGKGLFLIRFTTMENCQKVINGGTQFFDSKPVIIKPWSEEINYAKDPIKQVPVWIKLPGLEVKYWGEKSLFKIAGQVGQAIRVDQATKNRDKLMFAKILVEVTIGQHYPKCIQFVNEKGALMEQSVEYDWLPIECTHCRGIGHASHACSKNNPKQNKVTKVVSKPVKKVWQPKAVQRTQVIEEQVNEQVVTTLDAEGFMQATSFSRQQCQQLKPVNTRNRFQTLGFPDDNDGEHNSDAEVFGDGLLDQGLTAPGSNG; translated from the coding sequence ATGGGAAGACCTCAGAAAACTCAGCCCAAATCTTCTGGAAAGAAGTCGAAGAAACAGGATGAAGCTGTCATTCCTAAACCACACACTCGAGCAACTGTTAAGAACCACCAAGCTCCATCAATGGTGGAGGATGATGAAAATTCTGGAAAATCGATTGTAGACCCAGATGATTTGATTTTCGAGGAACACGAAATTCTTACTCCAAAATCATCATTGGTTGCTCTACAACAACGTTCACAGGTCCTAAATGATTTCAATGAATGGATTAATGGCCTTCAATCGGGTAATGATGCTCGTACCCTTTTTCATTCAAATGTAAGAATTGGCGCGAACACCCATATTTTGCCTGCGAAATCAATTGATCATAATACTGCAACTAATGTGCTGCCTGATGTTGAGATTACAACTGATAATGAAAATCTAATAACCCCTGCAATTATTGAACTAGATGATATTGAGGATGAAATTATTTTCTGGAAATCAGCCATTGTTTGTTATGTGTTGGGAGCTAACCCTCCCCAACATGTCATGGAGGGGTATGTGCATCGAATTTGGGAGAAACTGGGAGTAGACAAAGTAGCAATGGTGGGGAAGGGATTGTTCCTCATTAGATTTACCACTATGGAGAATTGCCAGAAGGTGATCAATGGAGGTACTCAGTTCTTTGATTCCAAACCAGTGATCATCAAGCCATGGTCTGAAGAGATTAACTATGCTAAAGACCCAATCAAACAGGTTCCTGTGTGGATTAAACTGCCTGGACTTGAGGTGAAATATTGGGGAGAGAAGAGCTTGTTTAAGATTGCAGGACAAGTTGGACAAGCCATTAGAGTTGATCAAGCAACTAAGAATAGGGATAAACTCATGTTTGCAAAGATTCTAGTTGAGGTCACAATTGGTCAACACTACCCTAAATGCATTCAGTTTGTGAATGAGAAAGGGGCACTAATGGAGCAAAGTGTGGAATATGACTGGCTCCCCATTGAGTGCACCCATTGCAGGGGGATTGGGCATGCTAGTCATGCTTGTTCCAAGAACAACCCAAAACAGAACAAGGTTACCAAGGTGGTGAGCAAGCCTGTTAAAAAGGTGTGGCAACCCAAAGCTGTTCAAAGAACACAGGTGATAGAAGAGCAAGTCAATGAACAAGTTGTCACTACTCTTGATGCTGAAGGGTTCATGCAGGCAACTTCTTTCAGCAGGCAACAATGTCAACAACTGAAACCAGTGAACACAAGGAATAGATTTCAGACACTGGGGTTCCCTGATGATAATGATGGTGAACATAACTCTGATGCTGAGGTGTTTGGGGATGGTCTGTTAGATCAGGGGTTGACTGCCCCTGGGTCTAATGGATAA